The DNA window GCGCTTGTCGCCGACGAGGCACGCGGTGGTGCCGATGGCGTCCCGGAACGGGCCGTAGAAGGCGGACGCGTATTTCGCCGCGTAGGCCATGATCTGCACGTCCTGGAACCCGGCCTGATCGAGACCCGCGCGGATGGCTGCGACGCGGCCGTCCATCATGTCCGACGGGGCGATGACGTCGGCCCCGGCCTCCGCCTGGAGCACCGCCTGGCGGACCAGAAGGGCCACGGTCTCGTCGTTGAGGATGCGATCGCCGTCCATCACGCCGTCATGGCCGTGGCTGGTATAGGGATCGAGCGCCACGTCGCAGATGATGCCGATGGCGGGCACCGCCTTCTTGATCTCGCGCGCCGCGCGGCAGACCAGGTTGCGGCCGTTGAGGGATTCCGACCCGGTCGGATCGCGCAGCGCCGGATCCGTGTAGGGAAACAGCGCGATGGCCGGGATGTTGAGGGCGGCGGCCCGCTCGGCCTCGCGCACGGCCTCCGCGATGGTGAGGCGTTCCACGCCCGGCATGGACGTGACGGGCGTGCGGCCGCTCGCGCCCTCGACCACGAAGATCGGCCAGATCAGGTCGTTGACCGTCAGCACGTTCTCCTGCACCAGCCGCCGCGACCACTCGGCCTTGCGGTTGCGTCGCAGGCGGTGGGACAGGTTCAGGGAAGAAGAAGGCGCTTCGTCCGCGGAACGGCGGGGGAACGGAGACAGTTTCGACATCGTCCTCATCCAGCACCGGCTTCGATGCGCCGGCCGATGGCGAGAGGGTTAGCACATTTAAATCGCTCTAAAAAAGGGTTCGAGGTCGCATATCCGGCCGATCCAGGGGGAATCGGCCTCAACCCAGCCATGCACTGGCGGCTGCGCGGGTTTGTCGTCCCGCCGTCCTGACACCCTCGAGATCATGGCCGGGCTCGTCCCGGCCATCCCGATCCGGAAAGCCCGGCGCCCCGCAGCTCCGGGATTACCGGCGCGAGGCCGGTGATGACGTGGCAGATGACGCGACGGACACGATCCGTCATGGTGGGGCGCGAACCCGGAACGGCGCCCTGTCCATTGACGTCCGGCGCGTGCCTTGTTTTAAGCCGCCACCAACCGAAGGAGTGTTCCATGGACGAGAGCGTCGACGTGCTCTGCGAGCGGCAGGGCGAGGCGGGCCTCATCACGCTCAACCGTCCGAAGGCGCTCAACGCCCTGACGCTCGGCATGGTGCGCGAGATGCGCCGGGCGCTCGATTCCTGGGCGCAGGACCCGGCGGTGACGCGGGTGATCGTCCAGGGGGCGGGCGACAAGGCCTTCTGCGCCGGGGGCGACATCCGGCAGCTCACCGAGGACCTCAAGGCCGGCCGGCGCGAGGACGCGCTCGCCTTCTGGCGCGAGGAGTACCAGCTCAACATCGTCATCAAGCGCTACCCGAAGCCCTACCTGTCCCTTATCGACGGGATCTGCATGGGCGGCGGCGTCGGCGTGTCCCTGCACGGCACCCACCGGGTGGCGGGCGACCGCTACCTCTTCGCCATGCCGGAGGTCGGGATCGGGTTCTTCCCCGACGTGGGCGCCACCTACGCGCTGCCGCGCCTGCCGGGCCGGACCGGCATGTATCTCGCCCTCACGGGCGATCGCGTGAAGCGGGAGGACGCCGTGATGCTGGGCCTGGCCACCCATGCGGTGCCGAGCGGCAACATTCCGGGCCTGCGCGACGCGCTGATCGCGGGCGACCGCGTCGAGGCGGCCCTGTCGCAGGTCGCGACCGATCCCGGCCCGGCGCCCCTGGAAGGCGAGCGGGAGACCATCGATACCTGCTTCTCGGGCGGCAGCGTGGCCGAGATCCTGGCGCGCCTGGATCAGGCGGCCGCAGGCGGCTCCGCGCTCGCGGCCAAAGCCGCGTCCGGCATGCGGACGAAGTCGCCCACAAGCCTGAACCTGGCCTTCGAGCAGGTGCGCCGGGGCGCCGCGATGGATTTCGAGGAGGCCATGCGGACCGAGTTCCGAATCGTCTCGCGCATCGGCGACGGCCACGACTTTTTCGAAGGCGTGCGGGCGGTCCTGATCGACAAGGACAACCGGCCCGGCTGGCAGCCCGCCGCCCTCGACCAGGTGGACGGGGCCGTGATCGAGCAACACTTCGCCAGCCTGGGCGACCGGGACCTGGAGGTCGCCTGATGCCCCGCACCGGAACCCAGCCGCCGTCGACCCCGGCCACCCGGGAGTACCTCTCCGACCGGATCGAGGAGCGGCCGGTCGCCAGCTCCATCATGCGCTGGGGCTTCGTGCTGACCTGGTTCATGCGGGTCCTGGCGATCCTATGGATCATGAAGGGCCTGAGCGCCTGGGCGGTGATCCTCGGCATCTGGACCCCGGTCGGGCAGTTCGAGGCCCGGTCGACCGGCTACCAGGCCACCATGATCTACTTCGCGCTGATCGACCTAGTCGCGGCGGTGGGCCTGTGGATGGCCAGCACCTGGGGCGGCATCATGTGGCTCCTCGCCGTGATGAGCCACCTGATTCTCGCCGCCTTCTTCCCGGGGATCGTCTCGGGCGGGGTCGTCACCGTGGCGTTCTTCCTGACCCTGATGGCGGTCTATCTTGCGGTCTCGTGGCTCGCCGCGCGGGAAAACCACTGACCGGGCGGTCCGGCCAAGCTCCTCACGCAGAAGTGTATCCCCAAGAGCACAGTTCAAAGTTACATGTGGCCGGAAGGCGGTTGCGGAGCGCCAGGAACCGGGAGCGGGTCGGTTTGCCATAAAACGGCCCCGATGTTCCTCGTTTTCGATACCGTTCTTTAATCCTATCCCGGCACTTATCGCTGGGAAGGGGGCTGTTGCGGGCATTCGCCCGCCGCTCCCGCCGTCGGAAACATCTAACCGGGAAGAGCCTGCGCTCATGTTCTCTCGCCGTACCCTCCTGACCGGATCGCTCGCCCTGATCTTCACGCCGGCTACCGGGGCCCTGGCCCAGCAATTCGCCCAGAGCCAGGCCGAGTGGTCGCAGAACTACGAGGCCGTGTCGCGCACCCGCGTGCAGCGCACCTCGACCCCCATGCTGTCCGCCGACGCGCTCGCCGCCACCGAGCAGATGATCGAGTACTACCGCAACATCGCGGCCCGCGGCGGCTGGCAGCCCGTCCAGGGCGTCCAGGGCCTGCGGGTCGGCTCGAAGAGCCCGGCCGTGGTGGCCCTGCGCCAGCGCCTCATCATCACCGGCGACCTCGACCAGGCGGCCGGCGAATCGCCGATCTTCGATTCCTACGTCGAGTCCGCCGTGCGCCGCTTCCAGGCCCGCCACGGCATCAGCTCCACGGGCACCATCACGGCCCCGACGGTCGCCGCCATGAACGTGCCGGCCGACGTGCGCATCCGCCAGCTCGAGATCAACGTGGCCCGCCTGCGCACCCTCGTGGGCTCCGGGCTTCCCAACCGCTATGCGGTGGCCAACATCCCGGCCGCCCTGGTGGAGACCGTGGAGGGCGGCGTCGTCCACACCCGCCACGCCGCCGGCGTCGGCAAGATCGATCGGCAGTCGCCGCTCCTCAACTCCAAGGTGGTCGAGGTCAACTTCAACCCGTTCTGGACGGCCCCCGCCTCGGTGGTGAAGAAGGACCTCATCCCCAAGATGCAGAAGGAGCCGAACTACCTGGCCGAGAACCGGATCCGCATCTTCAATTCGGCCGGCCAGGAGGTCCAGTCCAGCCAGATCAACTGGTTCTCGGACGAGGCGACCCGCTACCGCTTCCGCCAGGATCCGGGCGGCGACCTGAACTCCATGGGGTTCGTGCGCATCAACATCCCGAACCAGCACGGCGTCTACATGCACGACACGCCCTCCAAGGGCATCTTCGGCGACGATTTCCGCTTCGTGTCCTCGGGCTGCATCCGCATCCAGAACGTGCGCGACTACATCGAGTGGCTCCTGAAGGACACCCCGGGCTGGAGCCGCGAGCAGATCGACGCCACCTTCAAGTCCGGCGAGCGCATCGACGCACGCCTGGCGCAGCCGGTGCCGATCCACTGGATCTACATGACCGCCTGGGCGACCCCGGACGGCCTCGTCCAGTTCCGCGACGACATCTACAACAAGGACGGCCTCGGCAACGCGATCCCGGTCGCAAGCCGCACCCCGACCGAGCCGGACCAGGAGATGTTCCTGCAGAACTGAGGCAGGGCAGGCGACTTCCCACGCCTCCAGCACAGCCTCATGACGATCCCATCGCCGGCCTTCGGGCCGGCGATTTCGTTTGCGGGGCACATCGGTCGAGCGACTTTCGGAGAGACCCTGACACCCGCCGCGTCATCACCGGGCTTGTCCCGGTGATCTCGATTGTTTGGAATGCCACGCCTTTCCGATCGGGATGGCCGGCCCAGAGCCGGCCATGACGGGGTAGGGCGGTGCGAACCAGGCGCTGCCTCTCCGAAGCGCCGCGCTTCGCCCGCCCGAGATGCCCGGCGCCCCGTTGCATGCTCGGCGCCGGACGGGCATGTCTCCCGTGCGGGTTGGCGCGGTCAAGGCAGCCATGGTAAAGGCCTGGGCCATAGCGGATCGAGCGGCCCGTTCCAGCCGGGCCCCCAGGAA is part of the Microvirga terrae genome and encodes:
- a CDS encoding DUF6163 family protein is translated as MPRTGTQPPSTPATREYLSDRIEERPVASSIMRWGFVLTWFMRVLAILWIMKGLSAWAVILGIWTPVGQFEARSTGYQATMIYFALIDLVAAVGLWMASTWGGIMWLLAVMSHLILAAFFPGIVSGGVVTVAFFLTLMAVYLAVSWLAARENH
- the hemB gene encoding porphobilinogen synthase; the protein is MSKLSPFPRRSADEAPSSSLNLSHRLRRNRKAEWSRRLVQENVLTVNDLIWPIFVVEGASGRTPVTSMPGVERLTIAEAVREAERAAALNIPAIALFPYTDPALRDPTGSESLNGRNLVCRAAREIKKAVPAIGIICDVALDPYTSHGHDGVMDGDRILNDETVALLVRQAVLQAEAGADVIAPSDMMDGRVAAIRAGLDQAGFQDVQIMAYAAKYASAFYGPFRDAIGTTACLVGDKRTYQMDPANSDEALREVALDLEEGADMIMVKPGMPYLDIVRRVKDNFAVPTFAYQVSGEYAMIQAAAGNGWIDGERAMMESLLAFKRAGADGILTYFAPRVAEKLKNQG
- a CDS encoding enoyl-CoA hydratase/isomerase family protein — protein: MDESVDVLCERQGEAGLITLNRPKALNALTLGMVREMRRALDSWAQDPAVTRVIVQGAGDKAFCAGGDIRQLTEDLKAGRREDALAFWREEYQLNIVIKRYPKPYLSLIDGICMGGGVGVSLHGTHRVAGDRYLFAMPEVGIGFFPDVGATYALPRLPGRTGMYLALTGDRVKREDAVMLGLATHAVPSGNIPGLRDALIAGDRVEAALSQVATDPGPAPLEGERETIDTCFSGGSVAEILARLDQAAAGGSALAAKAASGMRTKSPTSLNLAFEQVRRGAAMDFEEAMRTEFRIVSRIGDGHDFFEGVRAVLIDKDNRPGWQPAALDQVDGAVIEQHFASLGDRDLEVA
- a CDS encoding L,D-transpeptidase family protein encodes the protein MFSRRTLLTGSLALIFTPATGALAQQFAQSQAEWSQNYEAVSRTRVQRTSTPMLSADALAATEQMIEYYRNIAARGGWQPVQGVQGLRVGSKSPAVVALRQRLIITGDLDQAAGESPIFDSYVESAVRRFQARHGISSTGTITAPTVAAMNVPADVRIRQLEINVARLRTLVGSGLPNRYAVANIPAALVETVEGGVVHTRHAAGVGKIDRQSPLLNSKVVEVNFNPFWTAPASVVKKDLIPKMQKEPNYLAENRIRIFNSAGQEVQSSQINWFSDEATRYRFRQDPGGDLNSMGFVRINIPNQHGVYMHDTPSKGIFGDDFRFVSSGCIRIQNVRDYIEWLLKDTPGWSREQIDATFKSGERIDARLAQPVPIHWIYMTAWATPDGLVQFRDDIYNKDGLGNAIPVASRTPTEPDQEMFLQN